In Mauremys reevesii isolate NIE-2019 linkage group 8, ASM1616193v1, whole genome shotgun sequence, a single genomic region encodes these proteins:
- the HBEGF gene encoding proheparin-binding EGF-like growth factor, protein MKRLLVAVSVLLAAGCSVAAPGAGLEVLRGPAFHEASGGRSIARLLRSGLEEERDPDGGGVSSGDYFLELPRVAFLSKPEGLVTPKKEGKGKKRRKGKGKGKKRDPCLRKYKDFCIHGECKYISELKAPSCICQPGYHGERCHGLTLPVENPSTSYDHTTALAVVAVVLSSLCLIIIAALLMLRCHKRGVYDVENEEKIKLGITGNH, encoded by the exons ATGAAGCGGCTGCTCGTGGCTGTCAGCGTCCTTCTGGCTGCAG GATGTTCCGTGGCGGCGCCCGGAGCCGGGCTGGAAGTGCTGCGGGGCCCGGCCTTCCACGAGGCGAGCGGCGGCCGGTCCATCGCGCGGCTGCTCCGGAGCGGGCTGGAGGAGGAGCGCGACCCGGACGGCGGCGGGGTCTCGTCGGGGGATTATTTCCTGGAGCTTCCGAGAG TTGCCTTCTTGTCCAAGCCAGAAGGTTTGGTTACTCcaaaaaaagaagggaaagggaagAAAAGGAGGAAGGGCAAAGGCAAGGGGAAGAAGAGAGACCCATGTCTGCGAAAGTACAAGGACTTCTGTATTCATGGAGAATGCAAATACATCAGTGAACTGAAAGCTCCATCCTGCAT ATGCCAGCCAGGGTACCATGGCGAGCGGTGCCACGGCCTCACTCTCCCTGTGGAAAACCCCTCCACCAGTTATGACCATACCACAGCGTTGGCCGTCGTAGCGGTGGTGCTCTCCTCTCTGTGTCTCATCATCATCGCTGCATTGCTGATGCTCAG GTGTCACAAAAGAGGAGTTTATGATGTAGAAAACGAAGAGAAAATTAAGTTGGGCATCACCGGAAACCACTGA